The genomic interval CAGGAATCGCTCCTAGCGCTAAAGCCACACCAGGTTCGGGGACTTCTGTGGTGTCCTTTGGATCACCAGCAACCCGATTCCTCACTTGCACCCCAGTCCCAGGAAAATCGCTGAAAACACCATCTACCCCCAGCGCGAAGAACTGCTCGTATTCACGTTCAGGATTGCCGCTGTAATCTTGGGCCAAGAAGATGTTTTCGTTGCGGAACGTGTAGGGATGCACCAACAGACCAGCTGCATGAGCATCAGCCACTAAAGTAGTAGGCGATCGCAAGAATCGATCGGCATCGGTGATGACTCCATCCCCATCCAAGTCATCTGGCTTGCCGTCTTGGTTTTGGTCAACGGTGGTCGCAGGCACAATCAAGCGCTTAGAAGGGCCAATGCCGTTGGCGTAGGAGGTGATCGCAGCCAAAGCATTGGATTGGGTCAAATCGCCATAGGTGCGGGTATCTCCGCTCAACACAAAGTCGTAGGGTTGGTCAGTCGCACCCCCAAATAGCTGCACCAAAGGCACATCCGTCAGTTGATTGAGTTGCTGGAGGTTGCCCACTTCAAAAGACTGAATAAATACCGGAGCATTGAGGCCGATATAACCATTCTGGTTGAGAGTTTCGACCAAAGGTTCTTCAAGTGACAGACCAATCGAGTCAAAGTAGCTAGGGTGCTTGGTTTCGGGATAAATGCCAATGGTGCGGCCTAGTTCAGCACTCTTGCGCTGCGCTAAGTCAATCACCTCTTGCAGCGTCGGAATTTCAAATTGACCATTAAAAGCCGTATTTCCGGGACGTACGTCAGGAATCCGCTCCTTGGCCCGCAGCGTCTTCAGTTCGGCTAAAGTAAAGTCTTCGGTGAACCATCCGGTGAAGGTCGTACCATCGATGACTTTGGTGGTTTTTCGGGCAGCAAATTCGGACCGCTCAGCTACATCCGTGGTGCCAGAAATCTCGTTTTCGTGACGCGCCACCAACACCCCATCTTTGGTTGCAACCAAGTCAGGCTCAATATAATCGGCTCCCTGCGCGATCGCCAACTCATAAGCCGCTAAGGTATGCTCTGGCCGCAGACCACTCGCACCTCGATGCCCAATCACAATGGGAGGTTGACCTGTTAAAGTAGCAGCTTTCACTTCATTAATGGGAAACACCGCTAATACGGCACTTGCTAGCAATCCTAACTTGAACAGATGAAACATATCATCACTCCTCATACAAGCGTATCAATGGCCCTCCAGTGAAAATACGTGGTTGAGATTAAGCTTGAGTCCAGCTTTGAGTTAATAGCAGTTTAGGAGTGGGTTAAACCGCGATCGCTTTTGGTCTTCTTTCGTCGTCACACAGAGGAGCGAGAGCGTTAAACTAGCGTCTGGACTTGTTGATTGATGGGCAACGGAGCGTCTTTGTGGAACAGCCAACTGCACAGCCAACCCCTGCGATCGCAGCGCGAGTGCTAGAACTGCGGAAATTGGTGCAAAAGGCTAGCTATGAGTACTACGTGCTCGATACTCCAACCATGCCCGACGCGGTTTACGACCAGCTCTACCGGGAACTCAAAGACTTAGAAATCCAATATCCAGAGCTGATCACCCCCGACAGCCCCACCCAGCGCGTGGGTGAACGACCTGCCTCCCAGTTCACCTCCGTCCGCCACAACGTACCGCTCTACAGCTTAGAAAATGCCTTTGGCAATGCCGATTTGAATACTTGGCAGGAACGTTGGCGCAGAGTTGCCCCGGATGTAGGTGCAGCCGAATATGTGTGTGAACTAAAAATCGACGGTAACGCGATCGCCCTCAGCTACGAAAATGGCCTTTTGGTACGAGGCGCGACTCGTGGCGATGGCATCTCTGGCGAAGAGATTACCCAAAACATCAAAACCATCCGCTCCATTCCCCTCCGGCTCAACCTCGACAACCCGCCGCCTTTAGTAGAAGTGCGAGGCGAAGCCTTTTTACCGCTAGACGTGTTCGAGCAAATCAACCAAGAACGCGCCCAGGCAGGTGAAGCATCATTCGCCAACCCCCGCAACGCCGCCGCCGGAACTCTGCGCCAGCTCGACTCCCGTATCGTCGCCAAACGTCGCCTAGACTTCTTTGCCTACACCTTGCACATCCCCGATGCCTCGGCCCAAGGAGAAGTCGAGCATCCCTTCCAAATTCAAAGCCAGTGGGAAGCCTTGGCATGGTTGCAACAAGTGGGATTCCGCGTCAACCCTAATCGTGAGCGATGCCCCAACCTAGAAGCCGTCAAAGCCTACTGCGATCGCTGGTCTACTGAGCGCGTCGAGTTGCCCTACATGACCGACGGCGTGGTGATCAAAATCAACTCCTTCGACCTGCAAACCCAGCTCGGTTTTACCCAAAAGTTTCCCCGCTGGGCGATCGCGCTCAAGTATCCCGCCGAAGAAGCCCCCACCTTGCTAGAAAACATTAGCGTCAATGTGGGTCGCACCGGAGCCATCACCCCCGTCGCCGAACTCAAACCTGTGCAGCTCGCAGGCACCACCGTTTCTCGCGCCACCCTGCACAACCGCGATCGCATTGCCGAACTCGACATTCATATTGGCGACACCGTGATCGTCCGTAAAGCGGGCGAAATCATCCCGGAAGTGGTGCGAGTGCTGAAGGAACTCCGCCCCGCTGATGCCCGCTCCTTCACCATGCCCACCCACTGCCCAGAGTGCGGTCAACCCGTCGTCAAACCCGAAACCGAAGCCGTCACCCGCTGCATCAACGCCTCTTGTCCCGCCATTCTTCGGGGAGCCTTGATCCACTGGGCCAGCCGCGACGCTTTAGACATCAACGGCTTAGGCGAGAAACTGGTGCAGCAATTTGTCGAGCATGACTTGGTGCAGTCTGTTGCTGACCTCTACGACCTCACCACAGAACGCCTCATGACTCTAGAGCGCATGGGTCAAAAGTCGGCTGAGAAACTCGTCAATGCGATCGCCCATTCCAAAGACCAACCTTGGTCCCGTGTCCTCTACGGCTTGGGAATTCGTCATGTCGGCAGCGTCAATGCCCAAACCCTCACCGCTCAGTTTCCCAGCGTCGAACAGTTAGCGAGTGCGGAGGTAAGTGCGATCGCCAGCGTCTACGGCATCGGTTCCGAAATCGCCCAAGCCGTGCACCAATGGTTCCGCATCCCCGCCAACCAAACCTTGATCGAGCGGTTACAAGCAGCAGGGTTGCAGTTTGCCGCCGCAGCCACCACCCAACCCACTCGCGAGAA from Trichocoleus desertorum ATA4-8-CV12 carries:
- a CDS encoding glycerophosphodiester phosphodiesterase translates to MFHLFKLGLLASAVLAVFPINEVKAATLTGQPPIVIGHRGASGLRPEHTLAAYELAIAQGADYIEPDLVATKDGVLVARHENEISGTTDVAERSEFAARKTTKVIDGTTFTGWFTEDFTLAELKTLRAKERIPDVRPGNTAFNGQFEIPTLQEVIDLAQRKSAELGRTIGIYPETKHPSYFDSIGLSLEEPLVETLNQNGYIGLNAPVFIQSFEVGNLQQLNQLTDVPLVQLFGGATDQPYDFVLSGDTRTYGDLTQSNALAAITSYANGIGPSKRLIVPATTVDQNQDGKPDDLDGDGVITDADRFLRSPTTLVADAHAAGLLVHPYTFRNENIFLAQDYSGNPEREYEQFFALGVDGVFSDFPGTGVQVRNRVAGDPKDTTEVPEPGVALALGAIPVAAFLRRRRTQSKLS
- the ligA gene encoding NAD-dependent DNA ligase LigA, whose translation is MAARVLELRKLVQKASYEYYVLDTPTMPDAVYDQLYRELKDLEIQYPELITPDSPTQRVGERPASQFTSVRHNVPLYSLENAFGNADLNTWQERWRRVAPDVGAAEYVCELKIDGNAIALSYENGLLVRGATRGDGISGEEITQNIKTIRSIPLRLNLDNPPPLVEVRGEAFLPLDVFEQINQERAQAGEASFANPRNAAAGTLRQLDSRIVAKRRLDFFAYTLHIPDASAQGEVEHPFQIQSQWEALAWLQQVGFRVNPNRERCPNLEAVKAYCDRWSTERVELPYMTDGVVIKINSFDLQTQLGFTQKFPRWAIALKYPAEEAPTLLENISVNVGRTGAITPVAELKPVQLAGTTVSRATLHNRDRIAELDIHIGDTVIVRKAGEIIPEVVRVLKELRPADARSFTMPTHCPECGQPVVKPETEAVTRCINASCPAILRGALIHWASRDALDINGLGEKLVQQFVEHDLVQSVADLYDLTTERLMTLERMGQKSAEKLVNAIAHSKDQPWSRVLYGLGIRHVGSVNAQTLTAQFPSVEQLASAEVSAIASVYGIGSEIAQAVHQWFRIPANQTLIERLQAAGLQFAAAATTQPTRENQALAGKIFVITGTLPTLKRDEAKALIQQAGGKVTDSVSAKTNYLVAGENAGSKLEKAKTLGVSLLTESQLLELTSSHS